One genomic window of Desulfuromonas sp. AOP6 includes the following:
- a CDS encoding GSU3529 family protein — MASAGDKCYLYFPTDNKVMFLVTKRGRMLDIFNHLQQAVKRAQNENELPDYLAARILRIAEQQDRYQELQAEVERLIHQLADYDTYGQTGYLGMGVNNVILEKTIDRLEGQAAKP, encoded by the coding sequence TTGGCCTCTGCTGGGGACAAGTGCTATCTTTACTTTCCCACCGATAACAAAGTCATGTTTCTGGTCACCAAGAGAGGAAGGATGCTGGATATTTTCAACCATTTGCAGCAGGCTGTAAAGCGCGCCCAGAACGAAAACGAGCTGCCCGATTATCTGGCTGCAAGAATTCTGCGTATCGCTGAGCAGCAAGACCGATATCAGGAACTGCAGGCCGAAGTAGAGCGGCTTATCCACCAGTTGGCTGATTACGATACCTACGGGCAGACCGGCTATCTGGGCATGGGGGTCAACAACGTCATCCTGGAAAAAACCATCGACCGATTGGAAGGGCAGGCGGCCAAACCATGA
- a CDS encoding PLP-dependent aspartate aminotransferase family protein gives MTQPHHYRTATLLVHQGHDRDPATGAATIPIYNASTYHHPGGQGGTYDYSRSGNPSRQQVEDAIALLEGGVRGFAYASGMAAIAGALSLLKNGDHLLAPLDLYGGSYRYLSQVLPQQGIAVDFVDTTRLEQIEAAIRPSTRAIFLETPSNPLFTITDLRGVAELARTRGLLTILDNTFMTPLLQKPLALGIDITVHSATKFLGGHSDLLAGLATTANPELAGRLKHNQNASGNVLSPFDSFLLARGIKTLGVRLQAGQQSAAILAERLCSHPAVAAVYYPGLDDFAAKALHNAQASGPGAVLSFELKAAEAVQPLLNSIRLPIIAPSLGGVETILTHCWSMSHAAIPAPVKERLGIRQTLLRLSVGLEDVEDLWDDLAAALG, from the coding sequence ATGACGCAGCCCCATCATTACCGTACCGCGACCCTGCTGGTTCACCAGGGCCATGACCGCGATCCCGCCACCGGCGCCGCCACTATCCCCATCTACAATGCCTCGACCTACCATCATCCGGGCGGGCAGGGGGGGACCTACGATTATTCCCGCAGCGGCAACCCCAGCCGGCAGCAGGTCGAGGACGCCATCGCTCTGCTTGAGGGCGGGGTCCGCGGCTTTGCCTACGCCTCCGGCATGGCGGCGATTGCTGGCGCTCTGTCGCTGCTCAAAAATGGCGATCATCTGCTGGCGCCTCTCGACCTCTACGGTGGCAGTTACCGCTATCTGAGCCAGGTGCTGCCTCAGCAGGGCATCGCCGTCGATTTTGTCGACACCACCCGTCTGGAGCAGATCGAGGCGGCTATCCGGCCCTCCACCCGCGCCATTTTTCTGGAGACACCCTCCAACCCCCTCTTCACCATCACCGACCTGCGCGGGGTCGCTGAACTGGCCAGGACTCGGGGACTGCTGACGATTCTCGACAACACTTTCATGACTCCCCTGCTGCAGAAGCCCCTGGCCCTCGGCATCGACATCACGGTGCACAGCGCCACCAAGTTTCTGGGCGGGCATTCGGATCTGCTGGCCGGGCTGGCCACCACCGCCAATCCCGAACTGGCCGGTCGACTCAAGCATAACCAGAACGCCAGCGGCAATGTCCTCTCCCCCTTCGATTCTTTCCTGCTGGCCCGTGGCATAAAAACGCTGGGCGTGCGCCTGCAGGCAGGACAGCAAAGCGCCGCCATTCTGGCCGAGCGCCTTTGCAGCCATCCTGCGGTCGCCGCCGTCTACTACCCGGGACTGGACGACTTTGCCGCCAAAGCCCTGCACAATGCCCAGGCTTCTGGCCCTGGCGCGGTTCTCTCCTTCGAATTGAAGGCTGCGGAGGCAGTGCAGCCGCTGCTAAACAGCATTCGCCTGCCGATTATCGCCCCGAGCCTGGGGGGGGTCGAGACCATCCTGACCCACTGCTGGAGCATGTCCCATGCGGCGATTCCGGCCCCGGTGAAGGAGCGCCTCGGTATCCGCCAAACCCTGCTGCGGCTGTCCGTCGGCCTCGAAGACGTCGAGGACCTGTGGGACGATCTCGCGGCGGCGCTGGGGTAG
- a CDS encoding zinc ribbon domain-containing protein, with the protein MMLLFLLLFAFLALAVVRQVERLDTEPEPQVGHCPGCGNNVEVDWMICPRCKELLQNVCPGCGRSLPVYHRFCSDCGTPRAKDFGGGQHDQKS; encoded by the coding sequence ATGATGCTTCTCTTCTTGCTGCTTTTCGCCTTTCTCGCCCTGGCGGTTGTCCGACAGGTGGAGCGCCTCGATACGGAGCCTGAGCCGCAGGTCGGCCACTGCCCCGGCTGTGGGAACAACGTGGAGGTGGACTGGATGATCTGTCCGCGCTGCAAGGAACTTCTGCAGAACGTCTGCCCGGGGTGCGGCAGAAGCCTGCCGGTCTACCACCGCTTCTGTTCCGATTGCGGGACGCCGCGGGCCAAAGACTTCGGGGGAGGGCAGCATGACCAAAAAAGTTAA
- a CDS encoding ATP-binding protein, whose product MTDGLGSLLREGRWRWAVLLGLVAAISLGHYLVNVDQHHYHDIFRRSYYLPIILAGLWFQLRGGLAVAILVSVVYAPHVVFQWGAHPEAQWEQYLEILLYHVIGGVTGLLSLKERSQRFKLEKTAQRLNESYQKLVDQASQILTFEEQLVRASRSTALVELAAGLAHEIRNPLGSIRGTAEILKDETISSAQRGEFADILLREVDRMNQVVTDFLQFARPVDLGKKSCDLNALLWELVLFTAEECHRAKISVRFDPGDIPSVPVDSDQIRQVFLNILLNAVQAMAGGGALRIATHRLDDSLVVRFIDNGPGIAQDLLPKIFNPFFTTKPTGTGLGLAISQRIIQVHGGRINVASRVGQGTTFEVQLPLGDETSSGSTAG is encoded by the coding sequence ATGACGGACGGGTTAGGGAGCTTGCTGAGAGAAGGACGTTGGCGCTGGGCTGTGCTTCTGGGGCTGGTGGCTGCCATCTCGCTCGGCCACTATCTGGTGAATGTCGACCAGCACCATTATCATGACATTTTCCGCCGCAGCTACTACCTGCCCATCATCCTGGCGGGTCTGTGGTTCCAGTTGCGGGGCGGACTGGCGGTTGCCATTCTGGTTTCCGTGGTCTACGCTCCTCATGTGGTCTTCCAGTGGGGGGCCCACCCCGAAGCGCAATGGGAGCAGTACCTGGAAATTCTGCTCTATCATGTCATCGGGGGCGTGACCGGCCTGCTGTCCCTCAAAGAGCGGTCGCAGCGATTCAAACTGGAAAAAACGGCCCAGCGGCTTAACGAGAGCTATCAGAAACTCGTGGACCAGGCCAGCCAGATTCTCACCTTCGAAGAGCAGCTCGTGCGCGCCTCCCGCTCCACCGCCCTGGTAGAACTGGCGGCCGGGCTGGCGCATGAGATCCGCAATCCTCTCGGGTCGATTCGCGGTACCGCGGAAATTCTCAAGGATGAGACAATCAGCTCTGCGCAGCGCGGCGAATTCGCCGACATTCTGCTGCGTGAGGTGGACCGCATGAACCAGGTTGTCACCGATTTTCTCCAGTTCGCCAGGCCGGTCGATCTCGGTAAAAAATCGTGCGACCTCAATGCCCTTCTGTGGGAACTTGTGCTTTTTACCGCCGAGGAATGTCACCGTGCGAAGATATCCGTCCGGTTTGACCCGGGCGACATCCCCTCTGTGCCGGTCGACTCCGATCAGATTCGCCAGGTTTTTCTGAATATTCTGCTCAACGCGGTCCAGGCCATGGCCGGTGGCGGTGCCTTGCGGATTGCCACGCATCGGCTCGATGACAGCCTCGTTGTGCGTTTTATCGACAATGGCCCCGGCATCGCTCAGGATCTGCTGCCCAAAATCTTCAATCCCTTCTTCACTACCAAGCCGACCGGCACCGGCCTCGGCCTGGCCATTTCCCAGCGTATCATCCAGGTCCATGGTGGCCGTATCAATGTGGCAAGCCGGGTTGGGCAGGGGACAACCTTTGAAGTACAGCTCCCCTTAGGAGATGAGACGTCTTCAGGTTCTACCGCCGGATAA
- a CDS encoding FtsX-like permease family protein, protein MKLETIAFNNIRRRKGRMAFLLAGLLLGIGTVVTLVSLSQSLTAEAQHKLENFGANILITPRSDHLSLSYGGVSLGGVTVEAEEIRQEDLALLKTIPNARNIAAIAPKLLGAARVGSERVLLMGVDPELEFALKRWWSVQGAPLENDDEVVAGSNVARRLDLQPGDSIELFGRQFTVSGILEQTGGQDDHLLLASLSVVQHLLQKPGMVSLVEVAALCGDCPVEDMVRQISTVMPDVEVNALQQIVKTRMHALEQFELFSWLVAAVVLLVGALVVFVTMMGAVNERTREIGIFRALGFRRSHVMRLILVESASVSLVAGILGYLVGTAAARAVLPFFRDGHGAQGAHGEHMAMILWNPELAVGAVVLAVVVGCVASFYPALHASRMDPNEALRAL, encoded by the coding sequence ATGAAGCTCGAAACCATTGCCTTCAACAATATCCGTCGCCGCAAGGGGCGAATGGCCTTTCTGCTGGCCGGTCTGCTACTCGGCATCGGTACGGTGGTAACGCTGGTCTCTCTTTCGCAGTCGTTGACAGCCGAAGCCCAGCACAAGCTGGAAAACTTTGGCGCCAACATCCTCATCACGCCGCGCAGCGACCATCTTTCCCTCTCCTATGGCGGCGTCAGCCTGGGCGGGGTGACCGTGGAAGCGGAAGAGATACGCCAGGAGGATCTCGCTCTTCTCAAGACCATCCCCAACGCCCGCAATATCGCCGCTATCGCGCCTAAGTTGCTGGGGGCGGCCCGGGTGGGCTCGGAGCGAGTCCTGCTCATGGGGGTTGACCCGGAACTGGAGTTTGCCCTCAAACGCTGGTGGTCCGTACAGGGCGCTCCCCTTGAAAATGACGATGAGGTGGTGGCGGGCAGCAACGTGGCCCGGCGCCTTGATCTGCAGCCGGGGGACAGCATCGAACTATTCGGCCGACAGTTTACCGTCAGCGGCATTCTCGAGCAGACCGGCGGACAGGACGACCATCTGCTATTGGCCTCGCTGAGCGTCGTCCAGCACCTGTTGCAGAAACCGGGGATGGTTTCTCTGGTCGAAGTCGCCGCTCTGTGCGGTGATTGTCCCGTCGAGGATATGGTGCGGCAGATCAGTACAGTAATGCCGGATGTCGAGGTCAATGCGTTGCAGCAGATTGTGAAGACGCGCATGCACGCGCTGGAACAGTTTGAGCTCTTTTCCTGGTTGGTGGCGGCCGTCGTTCTGCTGGTGGGCGCCTTGGTGGTCTTTGTCACCATGATGGGGGCGGTCAACGAGCGCACACGGGAAATCGGAATTTTCCGCGCTCTCGGTTTCCGTCGCAGCCATGTGATGCGTCTGATTCTGGTGGAGTCTGCCAGTGTCAGCCTGGTAGCTGGCATCCTGGGGTATCTGGTCGGCACGGCCGCTGCGCGGGCGGTGCTTCCCTTCTTCCGCGACGGCCATGGTGCTCAAGGAGCCCACGGTGAACACATGGCCATGATCCTGTGGAATCCGGAACTGGCTGTCGGAGCCGTTGTGCTGGCGGTAGTCGTCGGCTGTGTCGCCTCTTTTTATCCGGCCCTGCATGCCAGCCGCATGGATCCCAACGAAGCCCTCCGGGCTCTTTAG
- a CDS encoding PLP-dependent aspartate aminotransferase family protein: MNSAKSNWTVESALVQVGVGRDEATGGLSFPIYPSATYRHPALGESTGYDYTRSGNPTRQLLEESVAQLEGGARGLAFASGMAALTTLFLHFAAGDHLLVSRDLYGGTYRLLDQIFAKLGLEVSYVDATDNGAVEAALRPQSKALLIETPGNPLLGVADLAELGALCRDRNLLFIVDNTFLTPVLQRPFDFGADITVYSATKYLGGHNDLCAGLLVARTAELGERLYFLQNSTGGVLPPQDCWLLLRSLKTLALRLERHNANAQEVAVWLREHPAVTAVYYPGLADHPGHEVAKRQSRGFGGMLSFRVITPDKAARVLQRLQLISFAESLGGVESLMTLPAVQTHADIPEADRLRLGICGSLLRLSVGIESVCDILADLEQALSD; the protein is encoded by the coding sequence ATGAATAGTGCGAAATCCAACTGGACCGTTGAAAGCGCCCTGGTGCAGGTCGGCGTCGGCCGCGACGAGGCGACCGGCGGCCTCAGCTTTCCCATCTACCCGAGCGCCACCTACCGCCATCCGGCTCTGGGCGAGAGTACCGGCTATGACTACACCCGCTCCGGCAATCCCACGCGCCAACTGCTGGAAGAATCCGTCGCTCAGCTCGAGGGTGGCGCTCGCGGACTGGCCTTTGCCTCGGGCATGGCGGCGCTGACCACGCTCTTTCTCCACTTCGCCGCTGGGGATCATCTGCTCGTCTCCCGCGACCTCTACGGCGGCACTTACCGGCTGCTTGATCAAATCTTTGCCAAGCTGGGACTGGAAGTCTCCTACGTCGATGCTACCGACAACGGCGCCGTCGAGGCAGCCCTGCGCCCGCAGAGCAAGGCGCTCCTCATCGAAACCCCAGGCAACCCGCTGTTGGGAGTGGCGGATCTGGCTGAGCTTGGCGCCCTCTGTCGCGACCGCAACCTGCTTTTTATTGTCGACAACACCTTTCTGACCCCGGTACTGCAGCGTCCCTTTGACTTCGGCGCCGATATCACTGTCTATTCGGCCACCAAGTACCTGGGTGGCCACAACGATCTCTGTGCGGGCCTGCTGGTGGCGCGCACGGCCGAACTGGGCGAGCGCCTCTACTTTCTGCAGAATTCCACCGGCGGCGTGCTGCCGCCGCAGGACTGCTGGCTGCTGCTGCGTTCTCTGAAGACCCTGGCCCTGCGGCTGGAACGTCACAACGCCAATGCGCAGGAAGTGGCGGTCTGGCTGCGGGAGCATCCGGCCGTCACCGCCGTCTACTATCCGGGCCTGGCGGATCATCCAGGGCACGAGGTGGCCAAACGCCAAAGCCGCGGCTTCGGCGGCATGCTCTCCTTCCGCGTCATAACGCCGGATAAAGCCGCCCGGGTGCTGCAGCGTCTGCAATTGATCTCTTTTGCCGAAAGCCTCGGCGGCGTCGAGTCGCTGATGACTCTGCCGGCGGTGCAGACCCACGCCGATATTCCTGAAGCGGATCGTCTGCGCCTGGGTATCTGCGGATCCCTGCTGCGATTATCGGTAGGGATTGAAAGTGTCTGTGATATTCTGGCCGACCTGGAACAGGCCTTGAGTGATTGA
- a CDS encoding LTA synthase family protein encodes MSDRNRIVKLLGPLLPILVFFIIALFIMSLSRLGFMAWKWDRVTAVNGLWAVLGYGLRMDVVLLSYAVSLPTLVALLLPDRPKVRRIWKRALPAWLTLLTAAIVFMEAATPSFVDQYDSRPNRLFFEYLDHPREVFSTLWAAYKLPLLISTLVVVCLTVVMWVLSRKLTERAQTWRFGRKLAIMPLIFLLLLGGARSSLSHRPANMSTVAFSNDPLVNQLGVSSAYSLGYAISRLKDESNSVRFYGKMEQAEVFQRLHEDMRLPAATFSSQEIPTLHHQVPAENRQKPLNLVIILEESLGASYVQSLGGLPLTPELEKLSTQGMWFSQLYATGTRSIRGIEAVVTGFPPTPARSVVKLGLAQQNFFTLARLLKSQGYSSEFIYGGDSQFDNMRSFFLANGFDRVIDEKHFTDWTFRGSWGVCDEDIFQRTHEELLSHGDKPFFTFVFSVSNHSPFEFPDGRIDLYEQPKESRTNAVKYADYALGRFFEKAQKASYWENTLFLVVADHEDRVFGDELVPIKYFHIPALILGADVKPARYDKVASQLDLPPTLLSFMGIESSHPMPGHDLLQLPADESGRAVMQFGNNQAYMVGDQVVIHTPNKPATQYVYSNGHLEEAEEETELIRDALAQAIWPTIAYREKRYRMDDTKQPTSPHIRGGT; translated from the coding sequence ATGTCGGACCGCAACCGCATCGTTAAGCTTCTGGGGCCACTTCTGCCGATCCTCGTTTTTTTTATCATCGCCCTTTTTATAATGAGTCTGTCGCGCCTCGGCTTCATGGCCTGGAAATGGGACCGCGTCACTGCCGTGAACGGGCTCTGGGCCGTTTTAGGCTATGGTCTGCGCATGGACGTCGTCCTGCTAAGCTACGCCGTATCCCTGCCGACCCTCGTTGCCCTTCTTTTGCCTGATCGCCCTAAAGTGAGGCGGATATGGAAAAGAGCCCTGCCGGCCTGGCTGACCCTGCTCACGGCCGCCATCGTTTTCATGGAAGCGGCGACCCCCTCCTTTGTAGACCAATACGACAGCCGCCCCAACCGGCTCTTTTTCGAGTATCTCGATCATCCCCGCGAAGTGTTCTCTACCCTCTGGGCCGCCTATAAACTTCCTTTACTGATATCGACCTTGGTGGTCGTTTGCCTGACTGTGGTTATGTGGGTGCTCAGTCGCAAACTGACGGAAAGAGCACAAACCTGGAGATTTGGGCGAAAACTCGCTATCATGCCGCTTATTTTTCTCCTGCTGCTGGGCGGCGCCCGTTCCAGCTTGAGCCATCGTCCGGCCAATATGAGCACGGTAGCATTTTCCAACGATCCTCTGGTCAATCAGCTTGGAGTCAGCTCAGCCTATTCCCTCGGCTATGCCATCTCCCGCCTGAAAGATGAGTCCAACTCGGTGCGATTTTATGGAAAGATGGAGCAGGCAGAGGTCTTCCAGCGTTTGCACGAGGACATGAGGCTGCCCGCAGCGACCTTCAGCAGCCAGGAGATCCCTACCCTCCATCATCAGGTTCCTGCCGAGAATCGACAGAAACCGCTCAATCTGGTCATCATCCTCGAAGAAAGTCTGGGGGCCAGTTATGTCCAATCCCTTGGCGGTCTCCCGCTGACTCCCGAACTGGAAAAACTGTCTACCCAAGGGATGTGGTTCAGTCAACTCTATGCCACCGGGACCCGTTCGATTCGTGGGATCGAGGCGGTGGTCACCGGATTTCCGCCCACGCCGGCTCGCAGCGTGGTCAAACTGGGGTTGGCCCAACAGAATTTCTTCACCCTCGCCAGACTGTTGAAATCACAAGGTTATTCTTCTGAATTCATTTACGGCGGCGACAGCCAGTTTGACAATATGCGCAGCTTCTTCCTCGCCAACGGTTTCGACCGGGTCATCGACGAGAAACACTTCACTGACTGGACTTTCCGGGGCTCCTGGGGCGTCTGCGATGAAGATATTTTCCAGCGCACTCACGAGGAACTGCTGTCCCACGGGGACAAGCCCTTTTTCACTTTCGTCTTCAGCGTCTCCAACCACTCGCCCTTCGAATTCCCCGATGGCCGCATCGATTTATACGAGCAACCAAAAGAATCTCGCACCAATGCCGTCAAATATGCGGATTACGCCTTGGGCAGGTTTTTTGAGAAGGCCCAGAAAGCTTCCTACTGGGAAAACACCCTTTTCCTGGTGGTGGCTGACCATGAGGACCGGGTTTTCGGGGACGAGCTCGTTCCCATCAAATATTTCCATATACCAGCCTTGATCCTCGGCGCCGACGTGAAACCCGCCCGCTACGACAAGGTCGCCAGCCAGCTCGATCTGCCACCCACGCTACTTTCTTTCATGGGGATTGAATCGAGTCATCCCATGCCCGGACACGACCTGCTGCAACTACCCGCCGACGAGTCCGGCAGAGCCGTCATGCAATTCGGCAACAACCAGGCCTACATGGTAGGCGACCAGGTCGTCATTCACACGCCGAACAAGCCGGCCACCCAGTATGTCTACAGCAATGGGCACCTTGAAGAGGCAGAGGAGGAGACCGAGCTCATTCGTGATGCCCTCGCCCAGGCCATCTGGCCCACCATCGCTTACCGGGAAAAACGCTATAGGATGGATGACACCAAACAACCGACAAGCCCTCACATCAGGGGCGGAACCTAA
- a CDS encoding ABC transporter ATP-binding protein yields MALIQIQDLGKRYESEGDCVEALKNVDLTIEKGSFLGVMGASGSGKSTFLSLLGGLSKPSAGAIHIDGIDIYNLSVERLADFRREYLGFVFQSFNLVPYLTAMENVMLPLAVKPLSKAKKVTMVEKALAQVGLSHRQRHLPNQLSGGEQERVAIARALVNEPPLILADEPTGSLDSETARDIMQLFADLNDAGQTIVMVTHNLENLDYFDRTIHLRDGRIVEDRPRRFNGQKKAV; encoded by the coding sequence ATGGCTCTTATCCAGATACAGGATTTGGGGAAACGTTACGAGAGCGAGGGCGACTGCGTCGAGGCGCTGAAAAATGTCGATCTGACCATCGAAAAAGGAAGCTTCCTTGGCGTCATGGGGGCTTCCGGCTCAGGCAAAAGCACCTTTTTGAGCCTGCTGGGTGGCCTTAGCAAGCCGAGCGCTGGGGCGATCCACATCGATGGCATTGACATCTACAATCTGTCGGTGGAACGGTTGGCCGATTTTCGCCGGGAATACCTCGGGTTTGTCTTCCAATCCTTCAACCTGGTTCCCTACCTCACCGCCATGGAAAACGTCATGCTGCCGCTGGCGGTAAAACCACTGTCCAAGGCCAAGAAGGTGACCATGGTCGAGAAGGCGCTGGCCCAGGTCGGCCTCTCTCATCGTCAGCGGCACCTGCCCAACCAACTGTCCGGTGGCGAGCAGGAGAGGGTGGCTATTGCCCGCGCGCTCGTCAATGAGCCGCCGTTGATCCTGGCAGACGAACCGACGGGCAGCCTTGACTCGGAGACCGCCCGCGACATTATGCAGCTCTTTGCCGACCTCAATGATGCGGGCCAGACGATCGTCATGGTGACACACAACCTCGAAAACCTGGATTACTTCGACCGCACCATTCATTTGCGCGACGGCCGGATTGTCGAGGATCGTCCCCGGCGATTCAACGGGCAGAAAAAGGCGGTCTGA
- a CDS encoding DUF2318 domain-containing protein: MTEQDKKQQFEETTKNNLPRLVIILTILVALGIGAWTVIPNGAAGSKILKADGGVVQIAQAELADGKARFYRVQGANNEISFFLVQSKDGEIRAAFDTCDVCFRAKKGYRQEGDSMICNNCDQAFKTELVGVIKGGCNPAPLAKELRDGKVIISLADLEQGSWYFAGQPQKGSM, translated from the coding sequence ATGACCGAGCAGGATAAAAAACAGCAATTTGAAGAAACGACCAAAAATAATCTTCCCCGCCTTGTCATCATCCTGACAATCCTGGTCGCATTGGGGATCGGCGCCTGGACGGTGATCCCCAATGGTGCTGCCGGCAGTAAAATACTGAAAGCCGATGGGGGAGTCGTGCAGATTGCCCAGGCCGAACTTGCTGATGGCAAAGCCAGATTCTATCGGGTGCAGGGAGCCAATAACGAGATCAGCTTCTTTCTGGTCCAGAGCAAAGATGGTGAAATTCGCGCGGCTTTCGATACCTGTGACGTCTGTTTCCGCGCCAAAAAAGGCTACCGGCAGGAGGGGGATTCCATGATCTGCAATAATTGCGATCAGGCCTTCAAGACCGAGCTGGTCGGCGTGATCAAGGGCGGCTGCAACCCGGCGCCCCTCGCCAAAGAGCTACGTGACGGCAAAGTGATCATTTCGCTGGCGGACCTGGAGCAGGGAAGCTGGTACTTTGCGGGTCAGCCGCAAAAAGGGTCTATGTAA
- a CDS encoding methyltransferase domain-containing protein has translation MRRYAPGRDDEVTSLHDERLEKIVQVLRQHRAETVLDLGCGSGELLARLALEPSFRKIVGLDISLEALSTARDLLQRLGQSADGRRLSLCHASFTDASDEFSGFDAGVMLETLEHIDPQRLSSLEKAVFSGFRPSLVIVTTPNREYNVLHGLPPGALRHRDHRFEWDRAKFRQWATGVAGRNEYQVAFDTVGPVDPFYGSSTQMASFSCL, from the coding sequence ATGAGAAGGTATGCGCCCGGACGTGACGACGAGGTGACGTCTCTGCATGATGAACGGCTGGAGAAGATCGTGCAGGTCCTGCGACAGCACCGGGCTGAAACGGTGCTGGATTTGGGCTGCGGTTCGGGTGAGTTGCTCGCCCGTCTGGCTCTGGAGCCTTCTTTTCGCAAAATTGTTGGGCTCGACATCTCTCTGGAAGCTCTCAGCACAGCGCGGGATTTGCTCCAGCGACTGGGGCAGTCGGCGGATGGCAGACGTCTGAGCCTTTGCCATGCGTCCTTTACCGACGCTTCGGATGAATTCAGTGGTTTCGATGCGGGTGTGATGCTTGAAACCCTTGAGCATATCGATCCCCAGCGTCTGTCCTCCCTGGAAAAGGCTGTCTTTTCCGGATTTCGTCCCTCCCTGGTCATTGTGACCACACCCAACCGTGAATACAATGTCCTGCATGGCCTGCCGCCGGGTGCCTTGCGGCATCGCGACCATCGCTTCGAATGGGACCGGGCCAAGTTCCGCCAGTGGGCAACGGGAGTCGCCGGCCGCAACGAGTACCAAGTTGCTTTCGATACCGTCGGTCCAGTTGATCCCTTTTACGGCAGCTCCACCCAAATGGCCAGCTTTTCCTGCCTCTAG
- the cysK gene encoding cysteine synthase A, translating into MSRIYSDNSLSIGRTPLVRLQRLAPEGVTILAKIEGRNPAYSVKCRIGAAMIWDAEKKGLLGPGKEIVEPTSGNTGIALAFVAAARGIPITLTMPETMSLERRKVLKAFGANLVLTPGAKGMGGAIAAAEELAASDPNRYVLLHQFKNPANPAIHEQTTGPEIWQDSNGSIDILVSGVGTGGTITGVTRYIKKTAGKPILSVAVEPVESPVISQKLAGEVLQPGPHKIQGIGAGFIPDTLDLGMVDLVEQVSSDEAIAFARRLALEEGILSGISCGAAVAAAVRLAARPEHHGKTIVVILPDSGERYLSSVLFEGIV; encoded by the coding sequence ATGTCCCGCATTTATTCCGACAACAGCCTGTCCATCGGCCGGACGCCTCTGGTGCGTCTGCAGCGCCTGGCCCCCGAGGGCGTGACGATTCTCGCCAAAATTGAGGGGCGCAACCCGGCTTATTCGGTCAAATGCCGCATCGGTGCCGCCATGATCTGGGATGCGGAAAAGAAGGGGCTGCTCGGGCCTGGCAAGGAAATCGTCGAGCCGACCAGCGGCAACACCGGCATCGCCCTGGCTTTTGTGGCAGCGGCGCGGGGCATTCCCATTACGCTGACCATGCCGGAGACCATGAGCCTGGAACGGCGCAAGGTGCTCAAGGCCTTTGGTGCCAATCTGGTTCTCACTCCCGGTGCCAAGGGGATGGGTGGGGCCATCGCCGCCGCCGAGGAACTGGCGGCTTCCGATCCCAATCGCTACGTGCTGTTGCATCAGTTTAAAAATCCAGCCAACCCGGCCATCCACGAGCAAACCACCGGGCCGGAAATCTGGCAGGACAGTAACGGTTCCATCGATATCCTGGTTTCCGGTGTCGGGACCGGCGGCACCATCACTGGCGTCACGCGCTACATCAAGAAGACGGCAGGCAAGCCGATCCTGTCTGTTGCCGTCGAACCGGTGGAGTCGCCGGTGATCAGCCAGAAGCTGGCGGGAGAAGTGCTGCAGCCCGGACCGCATAAAATCCAGGGCATTGGGGCCGGTTTCATCCCGGATACCCTGGACCTGGGCATGGTCGATCTGGTGGAGCAGGTCAGCAGCGACGAAGCGATCGCCTTTGCCCGCCGCCTTGCTCTGGAGGAGGGGATCCTCTCGGGCATCTCCTGCGGAGCCGCCGTAGCGGCTGCCGTGCGCCTGGCCGCTCGCCCCGAGCATCATGGCAAAACCATCGTGGTCATTCTGCCCGATTCGGGCGAGCGCTATCTTTCCAGCGTACTTTTTGAGGGAATAGTTTAA